One genomic window of Aricia agestis chromosome 7, ilAriAges1.1, whole genome shotgun sequence includes the following:
- the LOC121729032 gene encoding transmembrane reductase CYB561D2-like, producing the protein MPGAERNSERAQLISPNDETKPSFMNLISNISAFVFILIITYCCFKNGISLFSFHPILMSVGWLILMTSAINAITPGDLATEWMPIRLRSARHWVIQVFAIIIILVGFLVILSNKIINGKDHFVTLHGKFGLASFIFMIITSFGGLGALYSLKLKHYIAPLYTKILHSSIGLLTFSLGIITITLGCFSNWWNASGNGDVLRYISLVLVLITMILTILRPSLKVYFRIKERLGCSN; encoded by the exons ATGCCAGGAGCCGAAAGAAACTCTGAAAGGGCGCAATTGATCTCGCCAAATGATGAAACAAAACCTAGCTTTATGAATTTAATCAGTAATATTAGTGCGTTCGtgttcattttaataataacttactGTTGTTTTAAAAATGGGATATCCTTGTTTTCGTTCCATCCTATTCTTATGTCCGTTGGG tGGCTCATTTTGATGACATCTGCCATAAATGCTATTACACCGGGAGACTTGGCTACGGAGTGGATGCCGATTCGATTGAGGAGTGCAAGGCACTGGGTCATTCAAGTAtttgctataattattattcttgtaGGTTTTCTTGTAatactttcaaataaaataataaatggcaAAGATCATTTTGTTACCTTACATGGAAAATTTGGACTAGCTTCTTTTATATTTATGATCATCACAAGTTTCGGAGGCCTCGGAGCTTTGTACAGCTTAAAACTGAAACACTACATAGCTCCCCTTTACACCAAAATACTGCATTCTTCAATAGGGCTACTTACATTCTCGTTGGGAATAATTACAATAACTTTGGGTTGTTTCTCAAATTGGTGGAATGCATCTGGAAATGGAGATGTTTTGCGTTATATTAGTTTAGTTCTGGTTCTCATCACTATGATACTTACTATACTGCGTCCAAGTCTAAAAGTGTATTTCCGCATTAAAGAAAGACTCGGATGTTCTAATTAA